The DNA segment GTTCTGCACAAGGAGATCAAGGATCTCGAGTACTCCTATCCCAATGGCGACATGTACGCCTTCATGGATCTGGAGACCTACGAGACCATCGAGTTGCCGGACGAGGTGGTGGGCGACGCCAAGGACTTTTTGATCGAGGGCAAGAGCTACCAGGTTTTCTTCGTGGATGGCAGCGCCTTGGGCGTGGAGCTTCCTGCCTCCATCGAAATGAAGGTGATCGAGGCCCCGGAAGTGGTGCGCGGCGACACCTCCGGCAACGTGCAGAAGACGGTGGTTTTGGAAACCGGCATCGAAGTGAAGACGCCTCCCTTCATCAAGGAAGGCGAGATCATCAAGATCCGCCCGGAAGACCGCAGCTACCAAGGCCGAGCCTAGGCTCGACACGGCACGAGTTTTCTCAAGGCGCGCCCGTTTGGCTCGGGGGCGCCTTTTTCGTTTTCGAGTTTGGGAAACGACGTCGTTTGAAGGCAAGTTTCCCGAAGTGGCTTGAGAGCTAGGGATCCTTCTATAAAGGGGTAGGGCGTAGGGGGAGAGACGAAATGGAACCGCACCAAAGAAAGAGAGCTCACTGGCTGGCCTGGCTGGTGTTCGTCCTGGCGACGGCGGGCACGGCGAGCGGCGTGCTTCTGTTTCGTTCGTCCGCCTTGGAGGTCGATTTGCACCGGGCTCTCGAGCAGCAGCAGGAAGCGGCGCAACTGGAGGCGGCGGCGCTGCGCTTCAGGCTGGAGGCGGAGGTCCTCTCGACCATCTACCTGATCACCAGCCTCTCGACCTATCTGGGAGTGAATCCCGAACCGACGATAGAGGAGTACCATCGAGTGGCCAGCTCCATCCTGCAGGCCAAGCCCAGTTTGGTGAACATCGCCGCGGCGCCTGACATGGTGGTGCGCTACATTTATCCCGTGCAGGGAAACGAAGCTGCGCTCGGCTTGGACTACCGCAGAAATCCGGAGCAGAGGGCTGCGGCCATGCAGGTGAAGGAGCTGGGCACGCCTGTGGTCGCCGGGCCGCTGGAGCTGGTGCAGGGCGGGATCGCGATCATCGGGCGCATCCCGGTGTATGTGGACGAATCCGGAGACTCGCGATTCTGGGGCATCGTGTCGGCTCCGGTTTATCTGGAGGAGCTCCTGGCCGCGGCCGGCGCGTTCAGCCCAGGGCTTGATTTGCAGATCAGCCTGAGGGGCAAGGATGGCAAGGGCTCCGAGGGCGAAACCTTTTTCGGGGAAGCGTCGCTCTTCGAGAAAAAGGCGATCCGTCTGCCGGTGCGCTTGACCACTGGATCATGGGAGCTGGGCGCCATTCCTAAAGACGGTTGGATCACGACCGCCCCCAATGCGTACACCATCAACGTCATCTGCTGGATGGTCGGCGGACTGGTCATCTCGCTGCTGGCTCTTCTGCTGGTGTATGTGCTGGCCTTGCAGCGTCGCCACGAAGTCGAAGCCAGCGTGAGCCGAGCCAAATCGCGTTTCCTTTCCACCATGAGTCACGAGATTCGCACCCCGCTCAATGGCATCAACGGGGTGGCCCAATTGCTTGAGATGACGGATCTGGACGAAGAGCAGCGGGATTTGACGGAGACCTTGATCGATTCCACGAAATCGCTGAGCGACCTGCTGACGGACATCCTCAGTCTCAACCGGCTCGAGAGCGAACGCTACCCGGTGAGCACGGAGGTCTTCGAGTTCGATGTGCTGATCGCCCCGGTTCTTCAGCTGATCGAGGCTCAAGCCAAGGCCAAGGGGATCGCCTTTCATGCTCCCGAGATCCCGAAGGAGCTCAAGGTGATGGAGTTCGACCCCATCATTCTGCGTCAAGTGCTCTGGAACTTGCTGAGCAACGCGGTCAAGTTCACCCCCAAGGGGGAAGTGCGTTTGAAGATCCAGTCCATCACGTTCTACCCCGGGGCCAAGCCGGGCATAGGTATCGAGGTCGCGGATACGGGGATCGGAGTCGCCAAGGAGCGCCAACAGGCGATCTTCGACGACTTCGTGCAGGAGGACGACAGCACCACGCGAAAGTTCGGCGGAGCGGGCTTGGGGCTGGCCATCGTGAAGCGGCTGGTGAACGCGGTGGGAGGAAGCATCGATCTGACCAGCGCCAAAGGCGAAGGCAGCCGTTTCCAGGTGCGCATGCCATTGGGAAGCGAGAAATTGGATCGGATCAGGAATCCCGAGTAGGGCGCTCGGGTCGACGCCTCGCTACTTCGAGATTGCTCGATTCGAGACGGTGAATCAGAGTCGTCGCCTATGTTACGTCATCTTATCCCCGCAACGTTGTGTTTCGCTTCGATCGTCTCCGCGAACGCTCGAGAGTATCAGGTCTACCT comes from the Pelagicoccus sp. SDUM812003 genome and includes:
- the efp gene encoding elongation factor P, which codes for MATKVNKISRGNVIEYEKQPCLVIECKIVAPPNMSALCQMTLKNLKTGKVIHNRTNVGDSYEVLHKEIKDLEYSYPNGDMYAFMDLETYETIELPDEVVGDAKDFLIEGKSYQVFFVDGSALGVELPASIEMKVIEAPEVVRGDTSGNVQKTVVLETGIEVKTPPFIKEGEIIKIRPEDRSYQGRA
- a CDS encoding ATP-binding protein, with the translated sequence MEPHQRKRAHWLAWLVFVLATAGTASGVLLFRSSALEVDLHRALEQQQEAAQLEAAALRFRLEAEVLSTIYLITSLSTYLGVNPEPTIEEYHRVASSILQAKPSLVNIAAAPDMVVRYIYPVQGNEAALGLDYRRNPEQRAAAMQVKELGTPVVAGPLELVQGGIAIIGRIPVYVDESGDSRFWGIVSAPVYLEELLAAAGAFSPGLDLQISLRGKDGKGSEGETFFGEASLFEKKAIRLPVRLTTGSWELGAIPKDGWITTAPNAYTINVICWMVGGLVISLLALLLVYVLALQRRHEVEASVSRAKSRFLSTMSHEIRTPLNGINGVAQLLEMTDLDEEQRDLTETLIDSTKSLSDLLTDILSLNRLESERYPVSTEVFEFDVLIAPVLQLIEAQAKAKGIAFHAPEIPKELKVMEFDPIILRQVLWNLLSNAVKFTPKGEVRLKIQSITFYPGAKPGIGIEVADTGIGVAKERQQAIFDDFVQEDDSTTRKFGGAGLGLAIVKRLVNAVGGSIDLTSAKGEGSRFQVRMPLGSEKLDRIRNPE